From the genome of Colwellia psychrerythraea 34H, one region includes:
- a CDS encoding CAP domain-containing protein, with protein MRYWLVGFFCVGLISGCGGDDGSSSDNQGSDETVSNDESPDESTDSSSDTESDTNYSKISCNDDLIAVLTLINEKRAQEQTCGSESYGPVAELNWNAVLTLAAQEHSDNMANYDFFSHTGLDGSTVSTRVTAQGYTWSYVAENIAGGQPNAQSVVDAWMGSVGHCKNIMSENPTEMGLACSENSNVTYTYYWTQVFAKPR; from the coding sequence ATGCGTTATTGGTTAGTGGGATTTTTTTGTGTGGGCCTGATCTCTGGCTGTGGTGGTGATGATGGATCATCTAGTGACAACCAGGGATCTGATGAAACTGTCTCTAATGATGAAAGCCCTGATGAGAGTACCGACTCGAGCAGTGACACAGAAAGTGATACCAATTATAGCAAAATCAGCTGTAACGATGACTTGATTGCCGTTTTGACTTTGATTAATGAAAAGCGTGCACAGGAACAAACTTGTGGCAGTGAAAGTTATGGCCCTGTAGCTGAACTAAACTGGAATGCTGTATTAACTTTGGCTGCACAAGAGCACTCGGATAATATGGCTAACTATGATTTTTTCAGCCATACAGGCCTTGACGGAAGTACAGTCTCGACCCGGGTTACAGCTCAAGGTTACACGTGGTCTTATGTGGCAGAAAATATTGCTGGGGGTCAACCTAATGCGCAGTCTGTAGTTGATGCGTGGATGGGTAGTGTCGGACATTGTAAGAATATTATGAGCGAAAACCCAACGGAAATGGGCTTAGCGTGTAGTGAAAACAGCAATGTAACTTATACCTATTACTGGACACAAGTATTTGCTAAACCTCGTTAA
- a CDS encoding transporter substrate-binding domain-containing protein, with translation MTKYIINVMNFKLIFLFLISWQLAFMPIVWASIDDTKEPIKIGSYLMPGLLKADGTGIFNKLNNAIFMEMSKDAELTLTSLNRTRKGIKDGTFDVYFPELWENLPGEKHQYVVSRPIFYKRIILFTLEGSGLLELSDFENELLGVVQGFSYGREIKSNPRLHFTSQEDDIVNIKLLLNKRIGGVLGGYPGTVIAVKKNDAANKIHYNLDKPVAVLESFYVCKNDADGIKLCNGINKAVESLLRKGILELNDDTGFSRFNPQEHN, from the coding sequence TTGACTAAATATATAATCAATGTAATGAATTTTAAGCTGATTTTTCTCTTTTTAATCAGCTGGCAATTAGCCTTTATGCCTATAGTTTGGGCATCTATCGACGATACCAAAGAACCTATAAAAATAGGAAGCTATTTGATGCCAGGCTTACTTAAAGCAGATGGCACAGGCATATTTAATAAATTGAATAATGCTATATTCATGGAAATGAGTAAAGATGCCGAATTAACGCTAACATCTTTAAATAGGACGAGAAAAGGTATCAAAGATGGAACGTTTGATGTTTATTTTCCTGAATTGTGGGAGAACCTACCTGGAGAAAAGCATCAATATGTTGTTTCAAGACCCATTTTTTATAAACGCATAATATTGTTCACATTAGAAGGTTCTGGTTTGCTTGAACTCTCCGATTTTGAAAATGAACTTTTAGGTGTTGTTCAGGGGTTTTCTTACGGAAGAGAAATCAAATCAAATCCACGCTTACATTTCACCTCCCAAGAGGATGATATTGTAAATATTAAATTGTTGTTAAATAAGCGTATAGGTGGTGTTTTGGGGGGTTATCCAGGAACTGTGATAGCAGTAAAAAAGAATGATGCGGCCAATAAAATCCATTACAATCTAGATAAACCCGTAGCTGTTCTAGAAAGTTTTTATGTTTGTAAAAATGATGCCGATGGCATTAAGTTATGCAATGGTATTAATAAAGCCGTTGAATCGTTATTGCGAAAGGGAATATTAGAGCTGAATGATGACACTGGATTTAGTCGATTCAATCCTCAAGAGCATAACTAG